In Quercus robur chromosome 11, dhQueRobu3.1, whole genome shotgun sequence, the sequence TAGATCATTATGGTGTATATTGCAAAGCTGTTTATACTGATTTTTAAACAATCAATGCACATTAATAACAAAGtatctgaaaatgaaaatttaaatatatatataaacaaagtatCACATAAATATTTAGACATGCATGGCATGCCTGTATAATGACAACACCAGTCTTGTGTTGCTCTGTTGTTAGAAAGCCTAAAACTCTGGAAAGTTTGATTGCCtatgggttttgttttgcaCCTTCTTCCCTCTATTTGCCTGGTTTTCTGGAAatatattggattttttttttatttactattagCAAACAGTGACTCATTAACTAACAAATTTCGTTGCTCTCCTAATGAAGGTTCGACAACTCCAAATAGAATCAAGCTTAAAGTTACAGAATTATGAAATATGAAATATGCCTTATATTTGAGAAGTTCTATGTGGCAACTTTGATGTTTATTGTTTCTGGTTACCAAAGCAGATGCTGGTAGCTTGAAGAGTTTGGGAAGTTCAGAAGGGACAACGTGTGGCAATTCTCCAACTGAAGCCAAGGTGGTAGATGATGGATGCACCTCAAATTGCAAAGGTAATTGGATTTCTTTATGGAATGTGCCaggtttgggttttggggagagggggggtggggggattaAAAACCCCTTGGGACTAGGTGAGCCATTGGGGTTGTATCCATCAGCTCTTGATTGgccaaagagaaaaaggaagtgGTGGCTGTACTGAGCAGGATATAATTTGAAGGCTAATTCTCGTAGCTCTTTAGGTATCAACGGTTTGGTGGTTGGAACATCTAGGTTCCATTTTTTGGCTGAAAGGGGAGAAACTCTCCCTTTCTCTTGCCTGAATTTAGGACAGAATACAGATGCTTCTTATCTAGAAAtttgttctttaatttatttatgctACTAATAATAGGATTCTCTGTCTAGATTTCATCATTTTGTGTACTTAAATATCCTCAcaaaaattcttaaactctctaaaatacccctatcttttagttaaataattttaaatttaaaaacaaaaactgtttaaaagagtaatttactatttttaaaaaagttcctAAGTTTTAGGCTTTTTCCCTTTCTCTTCTCCAATCTGAATtacctttcttttatatttatttttataaattttacattcaAAACTTCAAACTTTTATCAACTCTCATGTAGAGAAATATCTTAGAAATTAGGACACTATAtctatctcacttttaaacattattccatGTAAAAAAAACTCACATAGAGAAAGATCCTAAGAATTAGGACACTATCTCTATcccacttttaaacattatgaCACTAAACCAAAATTAATATTGAAAAAGAGCCTCATCGCACGCGTGAAgcgtgtgtgatgaggctagttcTAAATATTTTTGCTATTGTATTTTGAGTTGGACTCCTATAATTTTCTTACAGAGAATCATTCTGcagaacaaaatcaaaatgagAAGCAGAATCTTGCTCCGGTTCCAAAAACTTTTTCTGTCTTTGAGATGCTTGACCATAAGGAGGTAGTATTCTACTAAATACTTTTGTGGATATCTATGACTTAGTTTTATTGCTTAATATGTTGAATCTTGATActgaattttcatttataattgttttctatttttgagatgtGCTTATCTTCATGTCAGGTTAATGTGGTCGAGGGATTGAAACATTTTGAATCGTTACTTGATGACTCGGAAGTTCCCAAACTTGTTTCTTTGGTTAATAATTTGAGGGCCGCAGGAAAAACAGGACAAAATCAAGGCAAGTTTGCtaagtgcatttttttttctgtacacttgaagaagaaagaaattttcATGTGGTTTCTTTCTCTAAAACTGTACCTGTGATTTTCAGATGATTCATTTGTTGCCATTAAAAATTTGGAACAAGTTTCACCATGTAggcttcaaaattttaaatagacaTAATCCATTTCCATGTATGTTTTAAAATCTAGGGAGATCCATTTCTGGACACATTGCTTGCAAAATGGATTCTGTAACATTTATGGATGACATCTGAGGTacagaaaattaaaatgacTTTCTGTGATAGCAGTGCAAGTGATCTCTGTATGAAATTGTGCAATTCCGTATGCCATGCTTTTTTCCTTGCATTCTTACTGGTTTGTTCAAATATAATCTGTGCCTGTTGTTTTTCTGGTTTCcctaaaatattacaaaaagttCATCAATTCCGAATTAAATGTAGACTACATGcgtattattttttataagagacTGCAtttgaatggaatggaaagtaaccttgattgggaATTGAATGTAAATGACTTCTGTTATAAAAACATTGCCATTATgccctttattttattaaaaaaagggttatagacaatcattaaaaaaaaagaggggggggggggtattatGAGGACTTCATTAAAACTTCATAAAAGCACATTCCATTCTCTGATTCTTCCCAATTTGGGAGGGATTAAAAAATGGGTTCAAGAGGGCTATTAAAGTCCTAAAcgagggaataaaaaaaataatctttcaTTTTTCCCCCATTCCATTTTCCCCTATTCCCCTCTCCCAAACAAGCTGTTAGTGTCAGCATTATATGATTTAACAAGTCTTGAATTTGTTCATTGCACACAATTACTCAACTGCACTGTGTACTCTACAATCAAGGGTTAATGTGCTTATCTGTGTTTGTCTATAACTCTCTCtctgtccatatatatatatgtgtgtgtgtgtgtgtttgtgtgtgtgtatgtatgtatgtatgtatatatgaaattatgaacAATTATATGATAATTCCAacataatttacaattttatctTGAACAGTATTACAAAGTCATCATGTGATTGATGAAAATCTTTGACAGATTTAAACTCcattaaattacaaaacttgAAGAACTAAATAAATctattaaactaaaaaattataaaattaataaatgatgGGGGGGGATTGTGTTGATGTTTTGCGGGGACCATGAGATTGGTGGTATTTTGCATTGTAAGAAAGTTGTCCGAATCCAGAACAGTGATTTGCCTTTTGAGAAACTTTCTGAGTAAAAGGTTGACAGTGCTACTATTACAACTATTACCAGCactgttattgttatttttattgctaTCTTTCTGTTGTTTGTGTACTTAACCTCTACTTCTTTctagaaaaaaagaatgggaaGGAAAAAAGCCTATTCTAATTTTGTATACATTATTGgacaaaattgttttttatgtgatttgtaTTTCATTATTTCTTGTTAGAAATTCGCTGCTAGCTTTTGTAGAagcatttttaaatttataaagatTTTCCTTTTATGTATATAAGTAATAACAATGGGTAGGATCTTTGTTTGTTGAGAAGCAGGTCAGACTTATGTGGCCTTAAAGAGGCCTATGAAGGGACATGGAAGAGAGATGATTCAGTTAGGCCTTCCAATTGCAGATGCACCTCCAGAAGAGGATAATGCAGTAGGAACCTCCAAAGGCATGTTCCATATTAAGAATATTTGTGTTGGATAGTCAAATTTTAAGAGCTCTGTTGGTTATCTTTTTACTTAGATATCATTTCTTGGATCTCTATAAATTTAACTTTGCAGATCGGGGAACAGAATCCATCCCTTCCTTGCTGCAAGATGTTATTGAACGCTTAGTAGGCATGCAGATTATGACTGTGAAGCCAGACTCTTGCATCATTGATTTTTATAATGAGGTTGATCATTAaggtgttttctttttttaattataagtgTGTAATGTGCCAACCAAGCCTAATTTTATGGTGATTACTTCTAGGGTGATCACTCACAGCCTCACATTTTCCCACATTGGTTTGGAAGGCTTGTTTGCGTCCTGTTCTTGACAGACTGTGACATGACCTTTGGAAAAAGTATTTCGATAGGACAACCTGGGGAGTTTAGAGGCTCTCTCAAGCTTTCTCTTACACCTGGGTAATCAATTTTAACCCTGAACTCTTTTCTTCTTGTTGCTTTATTTTTACTGGTTAAGAGGTTGCTActttaagggtatgtttggatgGATGGATAGAAGATGAAAGGTGAAGGGAAGGCTTGAGTTTTGAGGGAAGGGGCACCATTCAATAGCCTTCTTTTCAATTCCTTCAAATTTGGGGAATTTGAATGGAGGGGATATCAAGTTtaataaaattactaattaaaatttcaacatcTAAATGACACTTATTTGTCATAGCACTCTATTGTTAATTTACAAGATGTCATTTCATCTAATTGACACTTATTTCCTCCTTATCATTTCATCTTATTTACACGATATCTTATCATTTCATCTCattttatctataatttttgtttgtattgTAAAATCAGGAGATTATAAGGAAGGATATTATATTGGTCCAGAAGCAGAAAAACCATTTTATGGTCCAGGCTGAGATTCATTGCGGACAGGCTGAGATCTGGAGGCAGATTACTGCTGCTGGAGACACTTGTACTGAAGGTATTTTCTTGCGCATGTACACATTTGCTATGTATCCTTCAGTTATTGCCCTGCCCagcccaaccccccccccccctctctcacCCACCGTATCTTTATAGTTTATGTTTCTCTTGCTTTGTTCTTGCTAACTTGCTGCTTGCCCTTATCAGTTAtctgttaatatatatattttttcttccaGTGACAGATTGTGTAAGTCAAGTTTTAGGACTTCATATTCTGGGTTGGTTGGGCCGGCTTGCTTTCCCTCCTCCTCGATGTTTATTAGTTCTTCCACCTCGGCCTCTCTCTTGTGGTAAATACAGATTACATTccatttgtttggttttttttccctctttcatCTTTGGTTGTGACTCTGATTCATATTTTTGGCAGGTGTTTTCCCTAATTTTGATTCCATATTTGTTCCTCGAGATAAAGATGTGTCTAATTGTGAAGGCTCTGCTGACCTGCATCATAGTCCTTCAATTGTTGAATTTGATGAGACGTCATCACAAACATCTTGTCGTGACGCTCAGTCTTCGAGTGAATTGTCAATCCCCAAGAGTCCTCCTGCTTTGCTAAAAGGTAGCGTAACAACTTTAAACGTGGATGTGCTTGAGCAGACAGTGTTGCATGTTCAAAATCAGCTTCTTACCCATCTTGAATCAATGAATCCGCTTCAACATGAGTCCATGATACAGGTGGTGGAATCTACTTTTATCGTTTTGGATCGTCTATTAACTTAAGAACTGCTGCCCTAGCACTCTGCGGTTTAGTATCTGCTTTTGTTGGCATGATTAATCCTTCTTGCAATACCTGATTGAGTGTAACTTATTAACATGTATAGAAGAAAAGTATATACTTGTTGAACTCACAGTTGGATTTTCCATTTAACAATCACTACCGTTGATTCACCAACAAATTGAGGCATGTAATGCAAATTCATATGAGATGGGTGATTATGCATGTAGTGATATTTTGTGATATAAATTTTCTCAGTAtccatgtataattttatattgcatggtcctttgCTTATTTCATTGTTGGTGTTAATGTTATTAAATATAATGTGCCAAACATCCATCTGTAAGTGGGTCTTGCTTAGTTCCAACTACTTATACAGCACCTTGTCCTTAAACCAATAcagataaaaataaactaagaaACTTGAAAAGATATAGATCCAATGGCAGCATTTTAGGAGAGCAGCCTCTGTTCATTTTGTGTATCCTCCTTATAGAGCATTTTAAAATGCCATTCTTTCACATACTAGTTGATATCTGATTAATGGATTCTGGCTTTGAAACAGGGACAAGGAGCTTGTCATTTCCTTCAATGGGAGGATACTCAAGAAATTACCACAATTAATGATCTTGTAGATGAAAGCAAACATGGCATATCTGTAGATTCTACTTCAACAAGCCATGAGTTAGTCACTAAAATGGGTGATTTGAGTACTAATAATTGAAAGAGGAAGTTTGATTCACTAGAGATGGAAAATCCTCAACATCTCCCAACTTCTGTGGCTGTACATGAACATTTTGAGAAAGATCAAGAGCCTGTCATAGAGAGGAGTGAACATGATGAGACTTCAGAGAATTTAACATCTACAAAGTATATTGATCCATCACGAGTTGAGGACTCTTCAAATCTCCAAGACCTAGCTGTGCTGGAGGTTGAGTTGACTGTAAGTGAACCTTCTGCTCTTACTGTATCTTTGCATTCTTGTTGGCCTTTTGCCAATGGTGATTGGTACAGTTTTTGTGTCAATATGCTCTCATGACCTTCTGTCACCTATTTCATTTGTTAGTTTGTATCTATAATTATATACAGACACAGAAGACTAggaaaaatttgtttttttgaagcCCTAATGTAGAAGTCCTTATTTATAACATAAATTTTCCTCTATTGTTGCTCggtttagtgattttttttttaataagctataaatttcattgaaaaaagctaaaagaaaTTACAAAGAATGCAAAGCACACAGGCAGCGTGCTAAGAGGCaaactgaaaaaaaattaaataacaaagaAAGTATAAAAATCAAGCAGATCAGGCAGAGAGTTGAAAGTAAAAACAACTGAAGCATTTACGCATCCAAAAAAAGTCTGAAAGAAGAGAAGCTTCAACTCATTAATtgcttaattttcatttatttttctgttgCTTAATATCTAAGAATTGAGAGAATTTTCTGTTGAATGCTATGAAGCAATTTTCTGCTTTCATATGGGTGCTTTTTTTTATGACCATGGTAGGTGATGGAAACTTTGTTGGAGATGCTAAAGAATAATGGAAACACTCCTGATGTCTTTACTGTGATGCAAGTTATGAGGTAAATATTTGTTGACGAATAATTTCGAATTATTTCTTGCTTAAATGAGCTATGGACTACCATGGATGTGGCAAATACATGTATACATACATGatatatgtttatttgtacAGATGCATTCATTGATATTAAGATCATGACTGAAAAGTTCAATTCTTAGTGCATGTGTGCTTTTTCACTTGTGGTTCATACTTGCATTTTAAGTGAGAATAGCTTTGTCTCTTAGTTTAGTTGATCTGTTCTTCTCTGTGCAACACTGGCctaaaaaggaacaaaaaaaaaacaaaaaaaaaaacaaaaaaaaggcgTGAAAAAGCCTTTGCACATAAATCATTTAGAGATGCAGCTGTCACAGATTCACTACTTTTATATAAGGTTTAGAATCTGTATCTACATGACCTTCCTGATCACTACTCAATATGGGCATCCTGGCCATGGAACATTTGGTGCAGAAGCCTACTTTTATCTGCAATCCATTTTGATGTTAATAATTTGCGAATCTCTTGTTGTGTGCGTtagataaattttgtaaaatgcAACAATTGATACTCCTGACTGGCAAAtgcatattttttgtttgtgtgccATTTGAGCTGGAGTGggatgcgtgtgtgtgtgtgtgttttgattATGTAAGGATGTTTCTAATCCATTTGAGTTTATTTTAATTGACCAACATATATGCtacactttcttcttcttcgttttttttaaattgagaatCTAATATGCTACACTTCTATGATAACAAAactagaagaaaaataattttggttataattatcaaaaaagagtGTGTATCTGCATCTGTAAACTGCAACAAGTCATGCTCCTAAAGTGGCCAATACATATAAAAGATGTGTTTGTCTGATTTGGTTAAGCTAGAGCATTGCCAGTCCATTTGAGTCAAGGTAAATTGGTAAAAACATTATGTATGCTTCTCTTATAACAAACtggaagaaaattaatttttggttatCGATGTGAAGGTGAACTTACATGTAAGCTAACTGCCCTGCTGATTGTCTCATGAAATTGGTATCTCTCAGCAGTAGCTGCTGCATGttacttagaatttttttaataaaaaaagaaaagaaaaggcaaaaactGTATGGTCTGGTTGATGAGCTTAGAGCAGTTCTATAGATGAATATCTTTGGTTTTACAAATCCCACTTGCCCAGGCATATTCTTGGATGGGATGTGGTTTGCATTAtgatacttatcaaaaaatatattgttaaagagaaaaataaaaacataactcAGGACCAGCAGCACTGCCAAGGAAGTTTGTCATGGCTAATAACATTTGCAATTCAGCCATCACTTTATAGGTCCTTTGCAGTGAGCCAAAAGCTTAATCTTTTCTTTGGTTGTATCTTCAGAAGTTCCACTGATCTATATCTTTGTAAGGTaggcttttctattttcttccaTTCCTTGTAAACTCTGGTTAGGTCTGTCTGTGTCTGTTGACTCTGTTCTGGAATCTCTCTATTAACCTGATTTCTCTGGACATTACGTTCTATCCACCTTGccattttctattttgtgtgtatgtgttctGGAATACTTTCTCTATTTACTAGACGGTGCTCCTGAtgttatattcttttattttgccttcatcctatcttttttttttttttttttttttttttttttttttttttgagaaagttcaTCTTATCTTGACCTTTCTTTTTGGCCATATCACTTTACATATTTCTGTATTGCCTTAAACTAACATTTATTTGTAGGTGCTATCTACATTCTGGGGACATCGATCGTGGCCTTAAAACTTTTGAAGACTACGTGAGTTCAGGGAAGCCGCCTATAGTGGAACTATATGTGGTGAGTTTTTAAACCAATACAATTTCTGCAATGTGCTAAGTCAGATATCTTTTCTTTCAGTAAATAATAacaattcttttaaaaattaatgaatagaTATACAGGAAAGAGTATACTACTTCCCAagaaattagaataaaattttaagagagaattGCAATTATGAATGAATATATTAATTCTTAATATCTGAATGCTGTTACCTTTGTTATATGATCTTGACAAAATTTTGGATTTACAGTTTTACATTGTTCTTGGTTTTAGACAACCCGATGAACATATCACTTTGCTGTTAATACTGCATTAAGTTATCAGGGTAATTTGTACTAATCAAAAAAGTTTATCGGAGTAATTGTGTAATGACCAGCTTTCTTAGAATAGAAATCATTTATTGTCATGtatgagggattttttttttagatccaAAAAGTTAGTAATGACCTACATTGTTTCCAGCCCAACACAACCAGAAGTTGTAATGCTTCATAGCAGAAAGTGCAGCTAGCTATTTTTACAGTCAATAACAATATCCTAAGTTGTCAAATTCCAGTCCTTGGTCTTCTGGATGCATCCAAATGCCTGCAATTGCTACTATGTCTGGCCATGCTGGCCCTCATATAGTTAGATATCTCTTCATATATGAATTATGTGCATATTCATAACTGATTCCCATTATGTGCATATTCGTAACTGTGTCCATTTTTGTTCTGGGTTCAGGAACGTGAAATACCTGAAGATGATCCACGACTGTTGCTGGTTTCTAAGACTTACGACAACCTTCGCCAAAGATCTGGACCAGGACCTCGACGACCTTAGTTGGATGATAACAAAAGATTCCTTGGAGAGTCTTTGGCATGGATTTTTTGGTTATATTAGTCATGTTTTGATGCAAGAGATACAACTACAAGGATTTGTGCAGGCCTAATCCTCTGTTGTATCAAAGATCATGTAGAATTTATAATGGTCTCTGTATTGTTCTTAGCTTCATACACAGTTTTAATCAAGTTTTAGAATGAGAAACATGAGGAATAAGGACATTGTAGTATTTTGATATTTCTTCAAGTAAAGCATCAATGTGTTGGCTGCTTCTTAGTTCTTGGTTTCTTGCCCCTTTCCTTCCACTTTCTATTCTTGTATACAGCAATGAGTTGCAGGCATGTACTCATTCCATAAGGACCTAATTAAACACTGAACTAATAAATACAAATTGAGCTTCACTGTCCTATTGGttatttttttaggtaaaacTACAATATGTATTGATTGAGTGAAAAAAGTGTCAACGTATCAACCATATTCATAAATCATATGATACATGTGTATTATATAAATCATATGTATTTGATTTGTAAATCACATGtatcattcataaaaaaaaaaaaataataataatataagtcACATGTATTGGATAATACATAGATATATGTGCatttaaattggattttttgttcaaatttctgCTTTTACTTAAGTGTAACAAGTTGTTGGacttattttttactaaaaaattattgagttaTTGGTTGAAGCCAATAAGATAACATGTTCATTCAGTGATATCACAATCTAGAAACAGGTACATTGGATATAAAATACTTCAATTACAAGTTCATTCAGtgacaaacaaaataataattgtgtGGATACAACCCAGTAGTAAGTTCAAATACATAATAAAGAGAACCCCAATTGACATCTACAATGCCATTCCAAACTCGAGTATTTGCATGCCtagcaaaaattcaaatattgttgttagataccaaaacccaaaacatacGTACTAATCTATGCAACTTGGCTAATTGATACAATCATGGCATTTTATATAAAAGCATCACTTACCTAGTTTGGATTATTACTACTTGTCGAAGCCCCACGGGAAAGCGGACATCTTCTACGGTTATGCCCATGTTGATGACACAGTCCACAGCTCTGCTTTTGCTGAATCTCCCTCAAGTCAGAATCTGGCCTCCGGCTTCCCGGTTCTCGCCGGACCCCATCCATCTCATTTCGTATCCTAGACGCCACAGGTCGACCTTTGCCCCGCAACAGTTTTGGGTCAGGCACCCACTTTGGACCATCCACATCCCTCCACAATGAATCTGACTTTGGCACCACAAATGCATGTGAGTAGGTGTGAATGGCGTTCACCAAACTATAACATGGGTCAATATATGCAGTCGCATCTTGCCCCAAGTACTGAAGAgctttaattgcatgtgaacaagggatcttTCTCATTTGCCACTTTCCACAACCACATGTTCTGGCTTTTACATTTACTTCATAACTATGGTGTCCCCCTCCAGAGCTATAGATGTTGTATGAAGTAATTACTTGATATATACCATTCAGATTATTAAACGGATTTATGTGGTGTGAAATTGATTTTTGTAGGTTGTGTCCATAGATTTTTAAGGCATATTTAGTCCATACCTTGTCCTTTGAGAGATCATGAGTAATTTCTTTGTGTCGATCATGGAAATACGCAACAAGTTTGCAATGAGTGAATTCAACCATTGCAGCAATGGGTAGGCCACGGGCACCTTTGAGTACTCCATTGAAGCACTCCGAGACATTGGTTGTCATAGCCCCATAACGGTATCCACCATCATGTAGTTGGGTCCACTTGTCTAGATCCTCGTTCATTAGATATGTGTATGGCATGATGGATGAGTCGGGTTCACTTTCCTGCCGCTCGGTTCTCCGTTTCTTCCTAAGGGCCTCGATCTCAGCTTCCTTGATAGGTTGCATGTACAACTCAAATTTAGATTCCTGAGTAGCATACCCGCTTTCAAGGCTAATGACTTTAAAGTGGCGTCCTGAAAATGCGTattgaagttgctagcaacatgtcgaaggcaatatctGTGAACTACTCGTTGTCGTCCATCATCATGTCTAGGCCAGTTTGCAATTGCACTTTGAATACCCTTATGTCGGTCAGAAATTATACAGATGTCCTTATCTGCTATCACATCCCCCAGTGCATTCCTGAGGCGTTCTaaaaaccacccccaactaGACCCTGACTCTTTGTCCACAACGGCAAAGGCAAGAGGCAAAACCTTGTTGTTGGCATCGGTGGCCATTGCAATCAACAACACCCCTCGATATTTACCATACAAATGGGTCCCATCAATACTGATCACTGGCTTACAATGTCTGAATCCTGCAATGCATGGAGCGAAAGCCCAAAATATATAGCGCAATATTGTATCACCGAACTCGTCCCTGGGTATGGTGTGAAACCAGAAACGGGTGCCAGGTTCTTGATCCCAGTATGCAAACAATAACTTTCTCAACCTTTGGTAAGACTCTTCCCAATCCCCAAATATCTTTGCAATACCTCGTTGTTTCGCATCCCATATCTTATAGTAAGAAAGAATATGCCCATAATACTTCCCTTTAATGAAATGTCTGAGGTGATAAATTGTTGCCGTGTGTTTCTCTTTCAACAATGGAACAAATTCTTCTGCTAGAAAATTACAAtccatcattctaccatcaAGGGTCGTGGCAAGGGGCATACAATTATGAGGACCCCTATAAGATGTGACCATCCATAGTCCGAGTTCAGGCTTCACAACTGCCCCAACGTACCACATGCATGATTCATCGCTGCATTTCACAGACA encodes:
- the LOC126706455 gene encoding RNA demethylase ALKBH10B-like, producing the protein MLDHKEVNVVEGLKHFESLLDDSEVPKLVSLVNNLRAAGKTGQNQGQTYVALKRPMKGHGREMIQLGLPIADAPPEEDNAVGTSKDRGTESIPSLLQDVIERLVGMQIMTVKPDSCIIDFYNEGDHSQPHIFPHWFGRLVCVLFLTDCDMTFGKSISIGQPGEFRGSLKLSLTPG
- the LOC126706954 gene encoding pentatricopeptide repeat-containing protein At4g35850, mitochondrial-like — protein: MENPQHLPTSVAVHEHFEKDQEPVIERSEHDETSENLTSTKYIDPSRVEDSSNLQDLAVLEVELTVMETLLEMLKNNGNTPDVFTVMQVMRCYLHSGDIDRGLKTFEDYVSSGKPPIVELYVEREIPEDDPRLLLVSKTYDNLRQRSGPGPRRP
- the LOC126705126 gene encoding uncharacterized protein LOC126705126 — encoded protein: MVDPEVVQQSFGSWNADMNFAKGLIFANKDAVRRALTIYASKHNRNFVTSRSTTSRLSVKCSDESCMWYVGAVVKPELGLWMVTSYRGPHNCMPLATTLDGRMMDCNFLAEEFVPLLKEKHTATIYHLRHFIKGKYYGHILSYYKIWDAKQRGIAKIFGDWEESYQRLRKLLFAYWDQEPGTRFWFHTIPRDEFGDTILRYIFWAFAPCIAGFRHCKPVISIDGTHLYGKYRGVLLIAMATDANNKVLPLAFAVVDKESGSSWGWFLERLRNALGDVIADKDICIISDRHKGRHFKVISLESGYATQESKFELYMQPIKEAEIEALRKKRRTERQESEPDSSIMPYTYLMNEDLDKWTQLHDGGYRYGAMTTNVSECFNGVLKGARGLPIAAMVEFTHCKLVAYFHDRHKEITHDLSKDKVWTKYALKIYGHNLQKSISHHINPFNNLNGIYQVITSYNIYSSGGGHHSYEVNVKARTCGCGKWQMRKIPCSHAIKALQYLGQDATAYIDPCYSLVNAIHTYSHAFVVPKSDSLWRDVDGPKWVPDPKLLRGKGRPVASRIRNEMDGVRREPGSRRPDSDLREIQQKQSCGLCHQHGHNRRRCPLSRGASTSSNNPN